In the genome of Pseudopipra pipra isolate bDixPip1 chromosome 4, bDixPip1.hap1, whole genome shotgun sequence, one region contains:
- the INO80B gene encoding INO80 complex subunit B, translating into MRRAWRGAMEAGHGQEAEAGGHGGHKKKHKKHKKKHKKRHHHEAGPSPGPEPPRQPRLRLRIKLGGQILGTKSVPTFTVVPEGPRSPSPLLGGDEEEPSEGVPIEQYRAWLDEDSNLAPSPLPELDPESCFPSREEGEEEEEEEEEEEEEERRWLAALERGELDDNGDIKREVDESLLTARQRALLHKQQSQPLLQLPMGAKAKEVTEEMREKREERARRRRLQAARKAEESKNQTIERLTRTHKAKVRALRERRARPAPCPVVHYHSSAQGVTLSFPPGLPLPLPPATAPPVPPAQPCAVPGCTNARRYRCARTGRPLCSLGCYQRNLQLLQTPG; encoded by the exons ATGCGCAGGGCCTGGCGCGGCGCGATGGAGGCCGGGCACG ggcaggaggccgaGGCGGGCGGCCACGGCGGCCACAAGAAGAAGCACAAGAAGCACAAGAAGAAGCACAAGAAGCGGCACCACCACGAGGCGGGGCCGTCTCCGGGCCCCGAACccccccggcagccccggcTGCGGCTCCGCATCAAGCTGGGGGGGCAGATCCTGGGCACCAAGAG TGTCCCCACGTTCACGGTGGTCCCCGAGGGGCCGCGCTCCCCCTCCCCGCTGCTGGGGGGCGACGAGGAAGAGCCCAGCGAGGGGGTCCCGATCGAGCAGTACCGGGCCTGGCTGG ATGAGGACAGCAACCTAgccccctcccctctgcccgAGCTGGACCCCGAGAGCTGCTTCCCCTCCCgcgaggagggggaggaggaggaggaggaagaggaggaggaggaggaggaggagcggcGCTGGCTCGCAGCCCTCGAGCGGGGGGAGCTGGACGACAACGGGGACATCAAGAGGGAGGTGGACGAGTCCCTGCTGACGGCCCGGCAG CGCGCCCTCCTGCACaagcagcagagccagcccctgctgcagctgcccatGGGCGCCAAGGCCAAGGAGGTGACGGAGGAGATGCGGGAGAAGCGGGAGGAGCGGGCGCGGCGCCGGCGGCTGCAGGCGGCCCGCAAGGCCGAGGAGAGCAAGAACCAGACCATCGAGCGGCTGACGCGCACGCACAAGGCCAAGGTGAGGGCCCTGCGCgagcgccgcgcccgccccgcgccctgCCCCGTCGTGCACTACCACAGCTCCGCCCAGGGCGTCACCCTGTCCTtccccccggggctgcccctgcccctgccccccGCCACggcccccccggtgccccccgccCAGCCCTGCGCCGTGCCCGGCTGCACCAACGCGCGGCGCTACCGCTGCGCCCGCACCGGGCGGCCCctctgcagcctgggctgctaCCAGCGcaacctgcagctgctgcagaccCCGGGCTGA